A window of Passer domesticus isolate bPasDom1 chromosome 11, bPasDom1.hap1, whole genome shotgun sequence genomic DNA:
TTTAAAGAAAAGGGGAATCCTGAGGAATTACTTATGTAGGTCTCAGGTAtgtgggtttttcttttccacaatTCTTTTCTGGCTTTCCTTCCCCCGATCCCACTTTATCTATAAATGTTCTCCTTGATGTCCTTACTGATTCTGCTTTAGCCAATTAGAATTAGTTTTAGTACAGTAATGAATCTGAAATCATGTTTACAGTGTTTGTCCAAGTCAGGCTCATACAGAAATCTGTAATAACTTCGTTTTTACACTTCCACCAAGTTGCTGCTGTTTCATGAATTAAGTTGTGACTAGACTGTGACTGTTAACAAACACAAGTATGTGAcacttaggaaaaaaaggaggaactTGCCAATCTGCCCATGATGGTTGTGTAGGTCTTAGTTTAACACTCATCTTTCATGAAATTGTAGTGGATGGGTTCCATTTTATTGAAGTTACTAAATTATCAAAGAAGTAGCTCTTAAAAGTGGCTGCATGTTGATCCAATAAACTGCTTGGTAGCTGTAATTTTTATGTAGAAGTGTAACACTGTAAATTTGATTTTGATATATTCCTTATTTTATACTGTACTAAAGCCTCATGTTCTAGAACTCTTTcattaaacaaaaattaagGACATCTCAAAATGTTTATAGataaagaggaggaagaaaagaaagcaaaggaattAGAGAAAAATGCAGTAGCAATTACCTGAGACCTACTCTGTTTTGAGGATGTCTGATCTTTCAGTCAATCATTTGGAAAATGAAAACTAGAAAACTCAAAAATTACAAACTTCCTTTAGTTGAAAACAGTTTTGtagagatgaaaaataaaaaagggaaagcGAAGACTATCAAGCGTACCCAGCAGCATTTTGTCACTTTTTATATCAATTTTATTCCAAAACATGCAGATTCATTAATTGTGCACAGCAGCCTCTTGGCTGCGGGGTGTGGGCAggccctgccccgtgcagggtcttggctctgctgcagaaggTGCTTTGTGGTGctgcctggggctctggggcagcgctgccctCGCTGACACAGCgctgccaggctcagggaggtGCTGCTTCTCCAGTGGCCGCACTGCAGCACTTGAGCTGCTGTGACCACTGGGTCAGTCTGACTGCTGTGTCTGCTCTCCCTCACCCAACATCCTCCTTCTCAGGGGTGATTGTCGGTTTGCAGTAACAGATTAAAGATCTGAGATCTTGCAATAATCTTCAGTAATAATGCTCTGTAATTACAGTGTCTTCTCACCAAGGTTTTGCATAAGAAGTTCTTTGTAATTTAGTGATTCATTCTGAACAGGTGCATATGTAACCTGCAGCCACACTTCTGACCTTAGAAATATGAAGAGTCATTACTGATTCTTATTGGAtcttaattttgtttatttattcacCAAAGAATTCCTGAACTGGAAGCTGGGAATGTCATGGTCCTAATATCTTAAAGAGGACTACTTTTATTAATTTCCTTGTGTTTGTTTAGCAAAATCCTTTATTACTGCTGACATAATTACCAGTACTATTCAGCATTCACCATCTGACATTGAGAGAAGAGAGACAAACCCACACAAAATAAAATGGCAGAAAAACAAGAATTAAATAATGTTTGTTACTGTAGATACCAGTTTGATTTCAGTGTTTCTCAATGACTTTACCTGTAACTGCTGTGGAATCTGCTTTCTGTTCTGTTTGCAGCTGCAGTTTTCTTTAGTCTAAAGTAAGACAGTCAGGGAAGATGTGTCACATACACCTGTGATTGGTTTATGTGGGACAAAGTAGGCAGGAGAAGGGCAATCAAAGTGATTTTTTGGTAAgggaataaaatatttactaGCTGAGAGCAATTGAGTACATCCTCAATTCTGCCACTTCCTAACActaatatattctttaaaaTTCCAGATTCAGGGTTTAACGGAACCATGTTTCCTTTCTTTAAGGAGAAATGAGAATTCCTGGATACGAAAGATTCAAAAGATACATCACTGTAGAGACAGGAAcgagcagcagagagaaaacaaCTTAGATTGTCACAGCAGCTGTTTGTAGTTAGCATTAAATAACATGGAAATAGTGAAGTAGTATTTGAAGTGCATGTTTTAACATTTCATggtcctggggtttttttcattgttaAGTAACTTTGTTAGTCGTTCTGCAATAATTTAGAAGATCTTTATCAAGTGCTAGCCAAAGGAATAAGTATGTAAGGTCCAAAGTCTTCAAAAGCAATGCTCTTTGCCACTTAGAATAATTATGGAGGTAGTAGTTCCTAAAAGCAATTGAagtaaattttatttgaaattcttCCTGCATCATGCATTTTAAAGAGGAATAGTATTCTCTGTTGTAGGTGTAGGATGGCTACACCTACTTTTTTTATTGGCTCTGAATGTGGGAGTAGAACaactacagaaaataaaaatagctaGAAAGTCTGTTTCCAAGGAAATTaaattgcaggaaaaaaatatttggaaacttCAGGACATATAGGTCTTAAAGCATTTCCTGTCACAATGAATACTCTATTTGCAGGTAGAAAAAGTCTATAGCTGAGACAAAATGACTGAGGCTTTGAATTGAGTGTGTGAAAGAGAAGTTCCTTGTACAATGTTGTTGTTTTCAGCTGAAAACAGGATTATGGTGACAGTAGCTGTGAGAGCTGAATTAATGGCATGAGTTTTCAAGTCTAATTTCATATTCTCAGGTAAATgcaattgagattttttttcaatagatTTTAGATGTTGGAAAGATAAAAGATGATGCTGTAAGTAATTGCACTAAGTAAGGTGGTTTGTGAGATGTTCTCTTAAAAATAGAGCATTTGCCTCAGTATTTTTTGGTGTGTAGAAAAGTCAAAGGATTGTTTCAGTTCTGAAGTTGCCAGATGGGTGTGTGTGCATGGGTTATCTTGGGTGTCTGGATAAGCATGGAAGCTCTCAGCATAGGGGAGAGAGTTGTTGAATCTGAAACACAAAGCTGATTAACAGTATTACTCTGAAAGGTCTGACTAAAactttgttcttgttttttgCTGGGCTTTTGGTCTTGAGTTGTTCTTGAATAGGTTTCCCCGACAAAGAAGGAACAGGCGCTAGCTTCATTGGAAGCATACTGCATGTGCTGTTTCAGTAAGATGTATTTCACACAGGAAACATCTGTTTGAGAtcttcaggaaaataaaattacaaatgcAAGATACTCTCTTGCTTTGTTACTGGGAATTTGAACTAAACCACTTTGAAGGCCTGACCTATTAAAAGTACTAAGCCTTTACCCTTGAGCAACTGGACGGTTCTTAGGCATGCTTATTTAAGTGTTCTATGAATTCTCTTACTGTTTTCCAAGTACCATGGAGCTGCAGGATGGACATACTTCCATTGATAATACTGTTGTTGATGTGAAGTATTTGATAGTCTTCTGATGCAAATTGTCTAATTATTTCTATAGACATTATTTCAGTTTGCAGCACCTTGGGTAATCAAATTGGAGGAAGGACAAGCAAAAATTcagaacattttttctttactttttaagATGTTTTTGCTTAGTTGTCTGAGATTATTCTTCTGTTTCAGAATGAACACAGTGATGGAGAAGATGATGGGCAAGTGGGAGAGCCTCATATGACAGACTCTGAAAATGAAGATAACCCAAGGCAAAAAGAAAGTGACTCAGATAATGAGGAGCCCCCAAATCACAATGTGAGTGATTCAGAAAATGAAGCAACTCATGGAGAGAAAGACAGTGACTCTGATACTGAGGACCGTCCAAACCGGCATTTAAGTGACTCTGAAAATGAAGAGGCCTTAAATCATCGAGCGAGTGACTCTGACAATGGAGAACCTCCAAGGGATCACAGCAGTGATTTTGAAAATGAGGAATCACACAAGCAGCCAGCCAGTGACTCCGAGAGCGAGGAGCTCCAGAAGCAGCCAGCCAGCGACTCCGAGAGTGAAGAGCTCCAGAAGCAGCCAGCCAGTGACTCCGAGAGTGAAGAGCCTCAGAAGCAGCCAGCCAGCGACTCCGAGAGCGAGGATGTGTCCAGACACAAGCAGATAGAGTCTGAAGATAGCGATGGGGAGGACAGGAAGGAAAAGGTGCAGAATGACTCTCATCATTCAGATAATGAACATGTAAGGAAAGGATTTCAGGGCTCTGACAGTGAAGACGAAGCTCCTAAGAGACGTAAAATATCAGACAGTGATGAAgatgaaaaagaggaagaaaagacagTGAAGAGGAAAACAGCCATCCTTTCTGATAGTGAGGATGACAGTGAGAAAACACGTAAGAAACTATACTGTGAAAACGTGCTGTGACAGGCAGTGGTGTGGAAGTTAAATCATTGCTTTTGTGTGAATAAAGCATCTTAAGTGAGAAGCCATAAATCAGATTTAGTTGTGGAGCAGAACTGCATTTGTAGAAGCTCTTGTTCTGACTGCTTTGCTGTGTGAATGTGTATCTAACGCTTCTGAGTAATAAGTAGGTCTAACAGAAGACTGTAAGGATCTAAGTGGCACCTGTTGACATGGTAGtttgttatttatttacttCATTGCTGCTTCTCTAGCAATTTTTTCCTGTGCGTTTTTTTCATATACTGGAGGTGAgagatttgaaattaaaattttttaatgGATGGATGTGGTGTATGGAAGCTCCAGTTGCTGATTTAATAAAATGCTTCAGAATGAGTATGCTTTTTAGGAAATGGCAATGGTCTGGTGTTGGAAGACTAGTCAGAGAATAATTTGAGAGTAAGAGTTGTCCCCTCTCTTACTCTGGGACATGTAGTAATGCTCctttctgctggcagctgcaaaGAAGGTACGAATCCTTTCCGATGCTGAAGAATCGGATAGTGACGCTGCTTCAGAGAAATCggacaaaaggaagaaaaatgttgtCTCCGAtagtgaggaggaggaagaagaaggaaaagagaatgctgagaagaaaaaagggaaagatcTGTTTGGCAGTGACAGTGAATCTGGAAATGAACAAGAGTAAGTGGGAAAGAGTATGAATTCTGTTGGGGTTTTAGACAGGGGGAGTGATGGTGAATGGAAAATGGATAAATCCCAACCAGAGAATAGCTGTTCACCTTCATTGGTGGCATGAAAGGTCAATAGAAGGAGATAACAAAAGAGACATCTTCATACTGTCATTagagattttgcagaaaagGCACATCTCGTTGTAGTCCAGGTAGATAATGTTGCTGTTACCTTCACAGGAACCTGATTGCAGATATATTTGGAGAATCTGgtgatgaggaagaggaggaatttACGGTAAGTGTTACTGTGGATGTCTCCTGTTGACTTGCTAGATCTGGAGAGAACATATATTCTGCATCAGGTCAGTTTTGTATCTGCCACACCCACTGGGGTACTCTTTGGGTTAAATAACATTTACAGCTCATCTTTTGGAAGAATTGTTGATGTGACAGTAGTCACAGGGGGAATTAAAAATACTCTGTTCATCTTTTTAGATCCTCTGAAGATTTACCTGAAGCTTTTTTAGTGTCAGGTACCTGCTGAGTACCTGACACTGTGCTCAGTCCTGATCCATACACTGATTTGCACTATCTGTACTCATCAGGGTTTTAACCAGGAGGATTTGGAGGAAGAGAAAGGTGATGGAGACATGAAAGAGACAGCAGATGAGTCAGACTCTGATGATAACatcaaaagaggaaaacagtAAGTCATTGTGTTAC
This region includes:
- the IWS1 gene encoding protein IWS1 homolog isoform X2, whose product is MDTHYYGGEQSDDGGATPVQDERDSGSDVEDEGNEQHSGSENGSVGHHSENEHSDGEDDGQVGEPHMTDSENEDNPRQKESDSDNEEPPNHNVSDSENEATHGEKDSDSDTEDRPNRHLSDSENEEALNHRASDSDNGEPPRDHSSDFENEESHKQPASDSESEELQKQPASDSESEELQKQPASDSESEEPQKQPASDSESEDVSRHKQIESEDSDGEDRKEKVQNDSHHSDNEHVRKGFQGSDSEDEAPKRRKISDSDEDEKEEEKTVKRKTAILSDSEDDSEKTPAKKVRILSDAEESDSDAASEKSDKRKKNVVSDSEEEEEEGKENAEKKKGKDLFGSDSESGNEQENLIADIFGESGDEEEEEFTGFNQEDLEEEKGDGDMKETADESDSDDNIKRGKHMDFMSDFDMMLQRKKSMSGKRRRNRDGGTFISDADDVVSAMIVKMNEAAEEDRQLNTQKKPALKKLTLLPTVVMHLKKQDLKETFIDSGVMSAIKEWLSPLPDRSLPALKIREELLKILQELPSVSQETLKHSGIGRAVMYLYKHPKESRPNKDMAGKLINEWSRPIFGLTSNYKGMTREEREQRDLEQMPHRRKMSSSGGQTPRRDLEKVLTGEEKALRPGDPGFCARARVPMPSNKDYVVRPKWNVEMESSRPGTIKRGISRLEKHKRRFAEQKRLSKVHRAIKFSIEGNRMPL
- the IWS1 gene encoding protein IWS1 homolog isoform X1, producing MDTHYYGGEQSDDGGATPVQDERDSGSDVEDEGNEQHSGSENGSVGHHSENEHSDGEDDGQVGEPHMTDSENEDNPRQKESDSDNEEPPNHNVSDSENEATHGEKDSDSDTEDRPNRHLSDSENEEALNHRASDSDNGEPPRDHSSDFENEESHKQPASDSESEELQKQPASDSESEELQKQPASDSESEEPQKQPASDSESEDVSRHKQIESEDSDGEDRKEKVQNDSHHSDNEHVRKGFQGSDSEDEAPKRRKISDSDEDEKEEEKTVKRKTAILSDSEDDSEKTPAKKVRILSDAEESDSDAASEKSDKRKKNVVSDSEEEEEEGKENAEKKKGKDLFGSDSESGNEQENLIADIFGESGDEEEEEFTGFNQEDLEEEKGDGDMKETADESDSDDNIKRGKHMDFMSDFDMMLQRKKSMSGKRRRNRDGGTFISDADDVVSAMIVKMNEAAEEDRQLNTQKKPALKKLTLLPTVVMHLKKQDLKETFIDSGVMSAIKEWLSPLPDRSLPALKIREELLKILQELPSVSQETLKHSGIGRAVMYLYKHPKESRPNKDMAGKLINEWSRPIFGLTSNYKGMTREEREQRDLEQMPHRRKMSSSGGQTPRRDLEKVLTGEEKALRPGDPGFCARARVPMPSNKDYVVRPKWNVEMESSRFQGTSKKGVSRLDKQMRKFTDIRKKSRSAHAVKISIEGNKMPL
- the IWS1 gene encoding protein IWS1 homolog isoform X3, encoding MTDSENEDNPRQKESDSDNEEPPNHNVSDSENEATHGEKDSDSDTEDRPNRHLSDSENEEALNHRASDSDNGEPPRDHSSDFENEESHKQPASDSESEELQKQPASDSESEELQKQPASDSESEEPQKQPASDSESEDVSRHKQIESEDSDGEDRKEKVQNDSHHSDNEHVRKGFQGSDSEDEAPKRRKISDSDEDEKEEEKTVKRKTAILSDSEDDSEKTPAKKVRILSDAEESDSDAASEKSDKRKKNVVSDSEEEEEEGKENAEKKKGKDLFGSDSESGNEQENLIADIFGESGDEEEEEFTGFNQEDLEEEKGDGDMKETADESDSDDNIKRGKHMDFMSDFDMMLQRKKSMSGKRRRNRDGGTFISDADDVVSAMIVKMNEAAEEDRQLNTQKKPALKKLTLLPTVVMHLKKQDLKETFIDSGVMSAIKEWLSPLPDRSLPALKIREELLKILQELPSVSQETLKHSGIGRAVMYLYKHPKESRPNKDMAGKLINEWSRPIFGLTSNYKGMTREEREQRDLEQMPHRRKMSSSGGQTPRRDLEKVLTGEEKALRPGDPGFCARARVPMPSNKDYVVRPKWNVEMESSRFQGTSKKGVSRLDKQMRKFTDIRKKSRSAHAVKISIEGNKMPL